A genomic region of Elaeis guineensis isolate ETL-2024a chromosome 9, EG11, whole genome shotgun sequence contains the following coding sequences:
- the LOC105037708 gene encoding amino acid permease 8: MKDVEGGDHERQGTLWSAAAHIVAAVIGSGVLALAWSVAQLGWIVGPVVLFGFSCVTYYSSTLLANCYRFPEAINGTINRSYIDAVRSYLGPRKVFFCGCAQYVNLWGTLVGYTITASTSMIAVRRANCFHRHGHGARCDASGSMYMVAFGVFQLILSQLPSLENITWLSVVAVATSFGYSFISLGLCIGKWVSHGDFRGTLAGATDGSSGDKAFNVLLALGNMAFSYTFADVLIEIQDTLKSPPPENKTMKKATFYGLGLSTIFYLSLGCIGYAAFGNDAPGNILTGFGFYEPFWLVDIANICVIVHLIGAYQVYAQPIFFRFENYIASRWPEAKFIHTTYYVRVPFTEVGSLSFTLSKLVLRTIFIMFTTLVAMLLPFFNAVLGLIGALGFWPLSVYFPVGMHMAQKKIRRGAPKWFLLQGLSFLCLLISLAASIGSVADIVHNLKVAAPFKTVY, translated from the exons atgaaagaCGTTGAGGGAGGTGACCATGAAAGGCAAG GAACCCTGTGGTCTGCAGCAGCCCACATCGTGGCAGCCGTGATAGGTTCTGGTGTGCTGGCGCTTGCATGGAGTGTTGCTCAATTGGGTTGGATTGTGGGGCCTGTCGTTCTCTTTGGCTTCTCCTGCGTCACCTACTACTCCTCCACCCTCCTTGCCAACTGCTACCGGTTCCCAGAAGCCATAAATGGAACGATCAATCGCTCCTATATTGATGCAGTTAGATCTTATCTAG GACCAAGAAAAGTGTTCTTCTGTGGATGTGCTCAGTATGTGAATCTATGGGGAACTCTAGTCGGCTACACTATCACGGCTAGTACTAGCATGAT TGCGGTGAGGCGAGCGAACTGCTTTCATAGGCATGGACATGGTGCAAGATGTGATGCTTCTGGGAGCATGTATATGGTAGCATTTGGGGTGTTCCAACTGATTCTGTCGCAGTTGCCGAGCTTGGAGAACATAACATGGCTCTCTGTGGTGGCGGTGGCGACATCATTTGGTTATTCCTTCATCAGCCTTGGCCTCTGTATTGGTAAATGGGTGTCTCATGGAGACTTTAGAGGGACATTAGCTGGTGCTACTGATGGATCATCTGGTGACAAGGCATTTAATGTGCTCCTCGCCCTTGGAAACATGGCTTTTTCTTATACTTTTGCTGATGTCTTGATTGAGATACAG GACACATTGAAGTCACCACCTCCAGAGAACAAGACCATGAAGAAGGCGACGTTCTACGGACTTGGGCTAAGCACCATCTTCTACCTATCCCTTGGTTGCATAGGATATGCTGCATTTGGAAATGATGCTCCTGGTAACATCCTCACTGGCTTTGGATTCTATGAGCCCTTCTGGCTTGTCGACATAGCCAATATATGTGTCATAGTTCATCTCATTGGGGCATACCAG GTCTATGCGCAACCAATCTTCTTCCGGTTTGAGAACTATATTGCCTCTAGGTGGCCAGAAGCCAAGTTCATTCACACAACCTACTATGTCAGAGTGCCATTTACAGAGGTTGGCTCACTGAGCTTTACGCTGTCGAAGCTTGTCCTGCGAACTATCTTCATCATGTTCACGACTCTGGTCGCCATGCTGCTGCCTTTCTTTAATGCAGTTCTAGGCCTTATTGGTGCTTTAGGCTTCTGGCCACTATCAGTTTATTTTCCAGTGGGCATGCACATGGCTCAGAAAAAGATCAGAAGGGGAGCACCAAAATGGTTCTTGTTGCAGGGTCTTAGTTTCCTTTGTCTACTAATCTCTCTTGCTGCAAGCATTGGCTCTGTGGCTGATATTGTACATAACCTTAAGGTTGCTGCTCCTTTCAAGACTGTTTACTAG